ACCACCTGCTTACGCCGCCATGCCGCGAGCATGTCCCGCGGCGCGATTGGCTGAAGCTGTAGGTGCCGTCGCGGCAGCGGGCCGACGCGCCGGCGGGTGGGCCGCTTGGGCTGCTGCAGGGCGAGGGCACCCACCGGCCACGCGAGTTCACGTATCCGCCCGATCCGCACTCCGAGTTGGAGCGGGCGGACGGACGGTTTCGCGTGGCGCTTGGGGTGGAACGGGCGGAGGGGCGAGTCTGCGTGAGGTAGCGCCGGGCCGCGTAGCCGCTGCGGCCGCGGTACTCCACCTGGCACCATCGGTCCGCGCAGCGGGCGACGGTAACGGTGGCTCCGCGCGGCATCGTGAGCAAGGGCGCGGCATCCGTCGAAGCCTGGGCGCGAAGCCGCAGCGTGGTGGTGGTGTAGCGGGTGCCCGACTGGCTGGCGAGGGGAGCGGCGAA
This sequence is a window from Longimicrobium sp.. Protein-coding genes within it:
- a CDS encoding DUF3761 domain-containing protein; amino-acid sequence: MRTPSPAVARLWAVLALVLGFAAPLASQSGTRYTTTTLRLRAQASTDAAPLLTMPRGATVTVARCADRWCQVEYRGRSGYAARRYLTQTRPSARSTPSATRNRPSARSNSECGSGGYVNSRGRWVPSPCSSPSGPPAGASARCRDGTYSFSQSRRGTCSRHGGVSRWL